One part of the Mesorhizobium sp. M4B.F.Ca.ET.058.02.1.1 genome encodes these proteins:
- a CDS encoding aspartyl/asparaginyl beta-hydroxylase domain-containing protein: MSSAYDLGTGLVRRIYEKRIDAPAILDAGTHFPNATKFTAAWQAIRDEALSVQHGKVPRFHDIMPEQAEISANDGLDWRMFVLKAYDLPVPENLVRMPVLSRLLAGCPEVKSAAISFLAPRKHIPSHRGPFRGIMRFHLGLAIPRQADGRPATIMMINHQERRIADGECMLWDDTFPHEVTNHADQPRIALLLDVWRPRMPLDMEILSRLIVRGVQTGMRHRGVSFSG, translated from the coding sequence ATGTCGAGCGCCTACGATCTCGGAACCGGTCTCGTCCGTCGTATCTACGAAAAGCGCATAGATGCACCGGCGATTCTTGATGCCGGCACGCATTTTCCCAATGCCACGAAGTTCACCGCCGCCTGGCAGGCGATCCGCGACGAGGCGCTTTCGGTGCAACACGGCAAGGTGCCGCGCTTCCACGATATCATGCCGGAGCAGGCGGAGATCTCGGCCAATGACGGCCTCGACTGGCGCATGTTCGTGCTCAAGGCCTACGATCTTCCGGTTCCGGAAAACCTGGTGCGTATGCCGGTGCTCAGCCGGCTGCTTGCCGGATGCCCGGAGGTAAAATCGGCGGCGATCTCGTTCCTGGCCCCGCGCAAGCACATCCCCAGCCATCGCGGACCTTTTCGCGGCATCATGCGGTTTCACCTTGGCCTCGCCATCCCGCGCCAGGCTGATGGGCGGCCGGCAACGATCATGATGATCAACCATCAGGAAAGACGCATCGCCGACGGCGAATGCATGTTGTGGGACGACACCTTCCCGCACGAGGTGACAAACCACGCCGACCAGCCCCGGATCGCCCTTCTCCTTGATGTCTGGCGTCCGCGAATGCCGCTGGACATGGAAATCCTGTCCCGGCTGATCGTTCGCGGCGTGCAGACTGGGATGCGCCACCGGGGCGTGTCTTTTTCGGGCTGA
- a CDS encoding efflux transporter outer membrane subunit, with amino-acid sequence MTSWVRLSVVMLAATTLAGCVVGPDYQKPLLPMPAAWSSQKKASPAKPAQLSKWWQRLSDPELDALVEEAVAGNLDVATAKARIREARASYRQSAASLFPSVDSSGSATRNKSAVTTSGSDSVYSEYQSGFDASWELDLFGANRRSVEAARYGLDASEEELRSTLLTMIGDVASNYAQARGYQARIQLARRSAASQKQTAALTRTMAEAGTATAADVAKAMGQAASTEADVPTLEASYAEAVHRLSVLTGRPPAALNDRLKRGAPIPAPRLPVPAGIPADILLARPDVRLAERQYAQYTARIGQAEAARYPSVSLTGNIDTSALRLGDLGKNSTIGWSFGPTLSVPLFSAGKLEAAADVARTERDKYFIAYKASVLTALEDVENASVSLTQERIRNGKLASSAKSYGDAARLERTLYTSGETNLLDVLDAERSLYSAEDTMLQSRVSLATDYIALNKALGGGWDGVIDSAKPEIVDASTGPRLAAKTQ; translated from the coding sequence ATGACGAGTTGGGTTAGGCTGAGCGTCGTCATGCTGGCGGCGACCACGCTCGCCGGGTGCGTCGTCGGCCCGGACTATCAGAAGCCGCTTCTGCCGATGCCGGCGGCCTGGAGCAGCCAGAAGAAGGCTTCGCCGGCAAAGCCGGCACAATTGTCGAAATGGTGGCAGCGGCTGAGCGACCCGGAGCTCGACGCGCTCGTAGAGGAAGCGGTTGCCGGCAATCTCGACGTCGCCACCGCCAAGGCCAGGATACGCGAGGCCCGCGCCAGCTATCGCCAGAGCGCGGCGAGCCTGTTCCCGTCCGTGGACAGCTCGGGATCGGCAACGCGCAACAAGTCAGCCGTGACCACCTCGGGTTCGGACAGTGTCTACAGCGAATATCAATCCGGTTTCGACGCCAGTTGGGAACTGGACCTGTTCGGTGCTAACCGCAGAAGCGTCGAGGCGGCCCGCTACGGGCTGGATGCGTCAGAGGAAGAGCTGCGCTCGACGCTGCTCACAATGATCGGCGATGTCGCCTCGAACTACGCCCAGGCGCGCGGTTATCAGGCCCGTATTCAACTTGCCCGCCGCTCGGCGGCGTCGCAAAAACAGACCGCGGCCCTTACCCGCACCATGGCTGAAGCCGGCACGGCGACGGCAGCCGATGTCGCCAAGGCCATGGGACAGGCAGCGAGCACCGAGGCCGACGTGCCGACGCTGGAGGCAAGCTATGCCGAGGCGGTGCACCGTCTTTCCGTCCTCACCGGACGGCCGCCGGCGGCTCTGAACGACAGGCTGAAGCGTGGCGCGCCTATTCCCGCGCCTCGCCTGCCGGTGCCGGCCGGCATTCCCGCCGATATCCTGCTTGCCCGCCCCGACGTGCGCCTGGCGGAGCGGCAATACGCTCAGTACACCGCCAGGATCGGCCAGGCCGAGGCGGCCCGCTATCCGAGCGTCAGCTTGACCGGGAACATCGACACCTCGGCCCTCAGGCTCGGCGATCTCGGCAAGAACTCGACCATCGGCTGGTCCTTTGGGCCGACGCTCAGCGTGCCGCTGTTCAGCGCCGGCAAGCTGGAGGCAGCCGCCGACGTCGCCAGGACCGAGCGCGACAAGTATTTCATCGCCTACAAGGCATCGGTGCTGACGGCGCTGGAGGATGTGGAAAACGCCAGCGTTTCGCTGACGCAGGAGCGCATCAGGAATGGCAAGCTTGCCTCGTCGGCGAAATCCTACGGCGACGCGGCGCGTCTCGAGCGGACGCTCTACACGTCCGGCGAAACCAATTTGCTCGATGTGCTGGACGCTGAGCGCTCGCTCTATTCGGCCGAGGACACGATGCTGCAAAGCCGCGTCTCCTTGGCCACCGACTACATCGCGCTCAACAAGGCACTCGGCGGTGGCTGGGACGGCGTCATCGACAGTGCAAAGCCCGAAATCGTCGACGCCAGCACCGGCCCCAGGCTGGCCGCGAAGACGCAATGA
- a CDS encoding efflux RND transporter permease subunit codes for MNAISSWSIRNPVPTIVLFLSLTIAGLYGFMQLRTNNMPDIDLPTVTVTVAQPGAAPSEMEVQVARVIENAVATLEGVDDVSTSISEGSSVTTVEFTLGTDPETATNDVRNAVSGVQSSLPAAAQTPVVAKVNANGNSVLTYVVEAPTMSPDQLSWYIDNDVAKALLGVDGVSKITRSGGVDRVIRVELDPDRLAALGISAGDVSQTLASNNVNQPGGRATIGGQEQSVRTLASATTVEALADTRMALSSAGDVKLSDLGTVVDSWEKPRQAAYLDGKQVVAFNVYRSVGSSEIDVVKAARAAIAEIGAKATGAKFSEVTSSSGFVQESYDAALEALWLGALLAVGVVWLFLRDIRATLVSAVAMPLSLIPTFAVMAALDISLSNITLLALSLVVGILVDDAIVEIENIVRHMRQTGASAYQAAIEAADEIGLAVVATTATIVAVFLPVAFMPGIPGKFFISFAIAVCVSVLFSLLVARMLTPLLGAYLVRAGGHSEDDLPAWVPTYLWLLRKALNCRWITLFAGIAFFAGSMLLATKLPTEFMAAADRGRSMISVELQPGSTIEQTTAVVQDITERLEREPAVDSVFATIGTAASSGGGPNQSSSSAEVRTATVTINLKPRAERLLSQQAFEAEASPKLNDIPGARIQFGADGFSGAKVSITLVGDDGAALEKASDALIDEMKSVPGLINPTSTAATTKPELIVRPDSAKAAELGVTPTEIAATVKIATIGDTDTNLAKFNLGDRQVSIVVTLPDGVIDDPAKLAVLPLTGSKGTVPLGAVADIGFNAGPNSLTRVERSRSATVEADLSGLTLGEGTAAIRALPIMRSLPAGVHELARGDAARMQELFTGFATAIAAGILLMYLTLVLLFRSFVQPVTILVALPLSVGGALGLLLLTGNALGVTPLIGLLMLMGIAAKNSILLVEYALVAEKERGLGRFEALLDAARKRARPIVMTSIAMGAGMLPIALGIGADAETRAPMAIAVIGGLLSSTVLSLVYVPVVYTFMDDIQRFLARHLSKLLAEGPEAAKPTVSPESLTGNA; via the coding sequence ATGAACGCCATTTCTTCCTGGTCGATCCGCAACCCGGTTCCGACCATCGTGCTCTTCCTGTCGCTTACCATCGCCGGCCTCTACGGCTTCATGCAGCTGCGCACCAACAACATGCCCGACATCGACCTGCCGACCGTCACCGTGACTGTGGCGCAGCCGGGCGCGGCTCCGAGCGAGATGGAAGTTCAGGTCGCGCGGGTGATCGAGAATGCCGTGGCGACACTGGAAGGCGTCGACGATGTCTCGACCTCGATCAGCGAGGGCTCGTCCGTCACCACGGTCGAGTTCACCCTCGGCACCGATCCGGAGACTGCCACCAACGACGTCCGCAACGCGGTCTCGGGCGTGCAGTCCAGCCTGCCGGCCGCCGCCCAGACACCGGTCGTGGCCAAGGTCAACGCCAACGGCAATTCGGTGCTGACCTATGTCGTCGAGGCGCCGACCATGTCGCCCGATCAACTGAGCTGGTACATTGACAACGACGTGGCCAAGGCCCTGCTCGGCGTCGACGGCGTCTCCAAGATCACCCGCTCCGGCGGCGTCGACCGTGTCATCCGCGTCGAGCTCGATCCCGACCGCCTGGCCGCGCTCGGCATCAGCGCCGGCGACGTCAGCCAGACGCTGGCATCGAACAACGTCAACCAGCCCGGCGGCCGCGCCACCATCGGCGGCCAGGAGCAGTCTGTGCGCACGCTGGCCAGCGCCACCACGGTCGAGGCGCTCGCCGACACCCGCATGGCGCTTTCCAGCGCCGGCGACGTCAAGCTTTCCGATCTCGGCACCGTGGTCGACAGCTGGGAGAAGCCGCGCCAGGCCGCCTATCTCGACGGCAAGCAAGTCGTTGCCTTCAACGTCTACAGGTCGGTCGGATCGAGCGAGATCGACGTCGTCAAGGCCGCGCGCGCGGCGATCGCCGAAATCGGCGCGAAAGCCACTGGGGCGAAGTTCAGCGAGGTCACCTCCTCGTCCGGTTTCGTGCAGGAAAGCTATGACGCGGCCCTCGAGGCGCTGTGGCTCGGCGCCCTGCTCGCCGTCGGCGTGGTCTGGTTGTTCCTGCGCGACATCAGGGCGACGCTGGTGTCGGCCGTCGCCATGCCGCTGTCGCTGATCCCGACCTTCGCCGTCATGGCGGCCCTGGACATCTCGCTGAGCAACATCACCTTGCTCGCGCTGTCGCTGGTGGTCGGCATCCTCGTCGACGACGCCATCGTCGAGATCGAGAACATCGTTCGCCATATGCGCCAGACCGGCGCCAGCGCCTATCAGGCGGCGATCGAGGCCGCCGACGAGATCGGCCTTGCCGTGGTGGCGACCACCGCGACCATCGTCGCGGTGTTCCTGCCGGTGGCCTTCATGCCCGGCATTCCCGGAAAATTCTTCATCAGCTTCGCCATCGCCGTCTGCGTGTCGGTGCTGTTCTCGCTGCTGGTGGCGCGCATGCTCACGCCGCTGTTGGGCGCCTATCTGGTGCGCGCCGGCGGCCACAGCGAGGACGACCTCCCGGCCTGGGTGCCGACCTATCTCTGGCTGCTGCGCAAGGCGCTCAATTGCCGCTGGATCACGCTGTTCGCCGGCATAGCCTTCTTCGCCGGCTCGATGCTCCTGGCCACGAAACTGCCTACCGAATTCATGGCGGCGGCCGATCGCGGCCGCTCAATGATCTCGGTCGAACTGCAGCCGGGCTCGACGATCGAGCAGACAACGGCCGTGGTGCAGGACATTACAGAGCGCCTCGAGCGTGAACCGGCCGTCGACAGCGTCTTCGCCACGATCGGCACGGCCGCTTCCTCGGGCGGCGGGCCGAACCAGAGTTCGAGCTCGGCCGAGGTGCGCACCGCCACCGTCACGATCAATCTGAAGCCGCGCGCCGAACGCTTGCTCAGCCAGCAGGCGTTCGAAGCCGAAGCCTCGCCGAAGCTGAACGACATTCCTGGTGCCCGCATCCAGTTCGGCGCCGACGGCTTCTCCGGCGCCAAGGTGTCGATCACGCTGGTCGGCGATGATGGCGCAGCGCTCGAAAAGGCGAGCGATGCCCTGATCGACGAGATGAAGTCGGTGCCCGGCCTGATCAACCCGACCTCGACCGCCGCGACCACCAAGCCCGAGCTGATCGTGCGCCCCGACAGCGCCAAGGCGGCCGAGCTTGGTGTCACGCCGACGGAGATCGCTGCGACGGTCAAGATCGCCACCATCGGCGACACCGACACCAACCTGGCGAAGTTCAACCTTGGCGATCGCCAGGTGTCGATTGTCGTCACCCTGCCGGACGGCGTCATCGACGATCCGGCAAAGCTTGCCGTCCTGCCGCTGACCGGCTCCAAGGGCACAGTCCCGCTCGGCGCCGTAGCCGACATCGGCTTCAACGCCGGGCCGAACAGCCTGACCCGGGTGGAGCGCAGCCGCAGCGCCACCGTCGAGGCGGATCTTTCCGGTCTGACATTAGGCGAAGGCACCGCGGCCATCCGCGCCCTGCCGATCATGCGGAGCCTGCCGGCCGGCGTCCACGAGCTGGCGCGCGGCGACGCCGCCCGCATGCAGGAGCTGTTCACCGGCTTCGCCACGGCGATCGCCGCCGGCATCCTGCTGATGTATCTGACGCTGGTCCTCCTGTTCCGCAGCTTCGTCCAGCCGGTGACCATCCTGGTCGCGCTGCCGCTCTCGGTCGGCGGCGCGCTCGGCCTGCTGCTCCTCACCGGCAACGCGCTTGGCGTCACGCCGCTGATCGGCCTTCTGATGCTGATGGGCATCGCGGCGAAGAACTCGATCCTGCTCGTCGAATATGCGCTGGTCGCCGAGAAGGAGCGTGGCCTCGGCCGCTTCGAGGCGCTGCTCGACGCCGCCCGCAAGCGCGCCCGACCGATCGTCATGACCTCGATCGCCATGGGCGCCGGCATGCTGCCGATCGCGCTCGGCATCGGCGCCGACGCCGAGACGCGCGCGCCGATGGCGATCGCGGTGATCGGCGGGCTCCTCTCCTCGACCGTGCTCAGCCTCGTCTACGTGCCCGTCGTCTACACCTTCATGGACGACATCCAGCGCTTCCTCGCCCGCCATTTGAGCAAGCTGCTGGCCGAGGGGCCCGAAGCCGCAAAGCCTACCGTCTCGCCCGAAAGCCTAACCGGGAACGCCTGA
- a CDS encoding efflux RND transporter periplasmic adaptor subunit: protein MTRKLRKRHLLLLAALVALAAVVALKAYGRGAPEPAARTAAQAATLTVSVEVVRSEAITASVSATATVAAWQEATIGAEESGLRLTDVLVAEGDHVKAGDVVARLDDSLLKAQLAEQKAAVAEAQATLESAKSAAARADKLLASNAVSAETAEEKTTAVKTGKAGVDQAQAATERLQAELDRTTIRAPFDGIVSSKPAVAGSIVQAGTELMKIIRDGRLEVGVLVPEKDLAAISVGQAADVVDASGRHFAGSVSSIAETVNTTTRLATVYVSLGEASRLKPGMFARVSIATAASQRLSVAEAALVWHDGKPAVFVVDAADKVSARLVTTGTRQSGRVAIESGLSEGDHVVVAGAGFLSDGNLVRVASAVADAGAAAGSTGSAQ from the coding sequence ATGACCAGAAAATTGCGTAAGAGGCATCTCCTCCTGCTGGCCGCATTGGTTGCGCTCGCCGCCGTCGTGGCGCTGAAAGCCTATGGCCGCGGCGCGCCCGAACCAGCGGCGCGGACGGCCGCTCAGGCCGCCACGCTGACCGTTTCCGTCGAGGTGGTCCGCTCCGAGGCGATCACGGCTTCCGTCAGCGCCACCGCCACGGTCGCCGCCTGGCAGGAAGCGACGATTGGAGCGGAGGAGAGCGGCTTGCGCCTGACCGACGTGCTGGTTGCCGAAGGCGATCATGTGAAGGCGGGCGATGTCGTGGCCCGGCTGGATGACTCGCTGCTCAAAGCCCAGCTCGCGGAGCAGAAGGCAGCGGTCGCGGAGGCGCAGGCGACGCTTGAATCCGCGAAATCGGCAGCCGCCCGCGCCGACAAACTCTTGGCCAGCAACGCCGTCAGCGCCGAGACTGCAGAGGAGAAGACAACCGCCGTCAAGACCGGCAAGGCTGGGGTCGACCAGGCGCAAGCCGCCACTGAGCGGCTGCAGGCCGAGCTCGACCGCACCACCATCCGTGCGCCGTTCGATGGCATCGTCTCCAGCAAGCCGGCGGTCGCCGGGTCGATCGTCCAGGCCGGAACCGAACTGATGAAGATCATCCGCGACGGCAGGCTGGAGGTCGGCGTGCTTGTGCCCGAGAAGGACCTGGCGGCGATCTCCGTTGGGCAGGCCGCCGACGTTGTCGACGCCTCCGGCCGCCACTTTGCCGGCAGCGTTTCCTCGATCGCCGAAACGGTCAACACCACCACGCGGCTCGCCACCGTCTATGTCTCGCTCGGCGAAGCCTCCCGCCTGAAGCCGGGCATGTTCGCCCGCGTCTCGATCGCGACCGCCGCCTCGCAACGGCTGAGCGTCGCCGAAGCCGCGCTTGTCTGGCATGACGGCAAGCCGGCTGTCTTCGTCGTCGACGCTGCCGACAAGGTCAGCGCGCGTCTCGTCACGACCGGCACGCGCCAGAGCGGCCGTGTCGCCATCGAAAGCGGTCTCTCCGAAGGCGATCATGTCGTGGTCGCCGGCGCCGGCTTCCTCTCGGACGGCAATCTGGTGCGCGTCGCCTCCGCCGTGGCCGACGCCGGCGCTGCCGCGGGCTCGACGGGGAGCGCGCAATGA